The Hippoglossus hippoglossus isolate fHipHip1 chromosome 4, fHipHip1.pri, whole genome shotgun sequence DNA window GTTTCTGCTAAGCGAACTGTCTTTAGGCTGTAGCCTTATGTGTGACCAATAGATATTAGTAATCTTGGTCATCTCTTAGGCCTTGTCAATAAAACAGTAGCTATCAacaattatcacaatataaacTTAATCAATGGAGGTTCAATATATATCGTCGTGAtacaagcacagtgaggagggaCACCACATAATTGATCAACCTCATATTTGTGAAATAATTGGCGGTTTCTCAAGTGTTTAAAACCACAGCCCGATCATCCCATCTAACATTGGGgaagaaaatgaaacaacaagcagcagcacTTATAGTATAATAACGTATAATATCCTTGTACAATGGTGCGACAACACAACATGAGGGGTTATTAACCTCTTGCTTCGAGTCTTATCAGTCGTTGAAGCAATCCACATTCTTCAGTTACGGTTGGACTGTTGAACTGCCATGCAAATGAGCAGGTGCACTTCTGCCTGTGAGTGTTTGAGATAAAGTCACCTGCAGTTGGACTAAACTGACTGACTGCGCTGACAAGAGGAGACTTGTTCAGCCCCCACCACCAACACATTAGGATGATCCCTTTTATGCAAAGAAGGCTGCATGTCAATAACATTACTATCCTATACTGCAGTCCACCCCCACTGCCAGCTGATCTTCAtctacatgcatgtgtgtgtgtgtgtgtttgtggaaaaaaaagcaTATAGCTGGTGGAGGGGAGAACAGCAGATGGCAGGGCTGCCCCCATCATGTCTGCTTTTTGGGGAGAACAATACGTCTCTCAGAGCTCTTATTAAAGGAGGGGAAGGGGATTTCGGTCCACGGACAGCTGGCAGGCACCGTGCCTCGCACCcgcccctctccctctgtgtccacacacacagacacacactctgcaatTAACTGGCACGGGCCACAGCTTAAATATTTACCAGGCACATGCAAACAAAAGGCTGCTCAAGAAATAATGATTAATCCACGTCTCAATTATATGACAGCACTATTATTTATGACTGCCTCAGTGTGGTAGCTGGACGGGGATCTGTCACCTGCTTCGTGGAGAATTTCTATCATGTTAAACTTGTAAAATCCACTGTGTAGTACACTAGAGGGTAATTCTTAGTCTTTTACAAGGGAGAGCTGGCAAAACATTGATGATTATCCAATGAGTTGAACACAAGAAAATGAACTAAACCTTTTATTACTGAAGGTGTGTATCAGGGAAACAATGTTAGAATTTGTTGCTCGtctgtttcatttcactgaaaacTGAATACCTTTTGGGTTTAGGATTGATGGCTGGAAAAAGCAAAGAATTGCTTGAGACGAGCATCTTTTTCAATGCCTCCGGCATTTTATACACAAAGAACTTTCTTGTTATTAATGCAGAGTGATGATCAATTACAACCATTTTATTACATGTGTGATGGTAGACTGAAACTGCTATTTGTgcaatgtacttttttttttttttaaatctctcgACATTTTATAAAAGCCTCTGCCTTCAATCTTGATTCACTTGGcttctctcttctttatttGATGAAGGAACCTCTTATACTTCAAAATATGATACCTACAACGCTTCCATACATTTTCTATGACTGTGGTTGAGGTGTTTTATGGAACTTTATGATCTTGCAGTCTCACAATAGCATTCCTGTGTTTCTCCTAAAACTGTGAGGACTTCTCCTTTTGATTTAGAGGAGCCTAGATccctaaaaacaaaaaaactgcacCACAACAAAAGACAAGCATCTCTTTTACATGACACAGGCAGCCAGCTGAgatggtgctgctgctgctctgaatcCAAATGTCTCTGTtgctcctgcctcctcctcctcctgcctcctcctcctcctcctcctcctcctcctcccctgtgcTCTGCTTTTGATCCACAGGGACTTGCAGCCTTTACATTCCAGTCATTCCAGCCGCAGCGAACAATCGGCCCTCAGTTATTTATTAGCGCAGCTCGCCGCTCGGCTCAGTCTGccgctgctctcacacacacacgtacatggaGCAGAGACGCGTGGGAAACCCGCGGACATTGTAGAATTGAGCGCAAAAAACACGGGGAGATAATACAGCACACGTGAACCGGTCCCTGTGTGATGAGACTCTCGATCGGTGAGTTTCTacgtttctttgtgtgtgtgtgtgtgtgtgtgtgtgtgtgtgtgtgtgtgtgtttcctcggTGTGTTTCTGCCGCTGCTCGCTCCGGGGCCGGACGGTGTTCCAGAGCCTGAGGACCAGACGTCTCGTTCTGAGCATGACGCGGTACTTGTCTGTTGGACTGATCGCTTGAGTTTTGTTATAAATTGAATTATCTCATAtatgctttttatttcagtaaacAACCTTAACCTTAATATCCGGATCTCCACAGTTatctgaaattaaataaactacTGCTCAGTGTATACACTCTACACTTTATATTGTGTAGTATTTCtattaaatttatattttaattctccttgcatttatatttcatgtttacTTAGTATTAGTACTACTTTTTGTTGCAACACTGCAAAGTTCCCCATTGTTGGACTAATAACGGAGAAtattaatttatcttttttatatatatatatatatatatatacacactttttatattcatgtggTATTTCATCATTAATTCATTAGCACTCCACAGGgattaatgttatttttctattttcttctctAGTCTTGTTTGTGTCCTGTATGAGGATATGTTGGGTCCACATCATACTGTCAAATCTGCCCATTAGATTTTTGAGAAATCAGTCTATTTGTACAACTTGGAAGTTATTCTTTACATTGTGTTAGCAATAAAACTGGATCTGCACTGGCATCACTCACAGGGGTATTTCCAGCAGTAGAGGAGCCTGTAAATTATAGTTGAGAAGAATGTTGGCTTCTGAATGTGGTTCACAACAGAGATATGATCATGATCATTAGAAATGAATGATGTTTGGCAATGAGATTATAGGCAAAGTGGAAGATGTGTATATATTCTGAAAGTCTGACCAAGATCATTATTTCCCCTTCagatttgtgatttgtgaagcACCAAACCCTCCAGCTCCAGGCTGTTAGTTTTTCGTTTTTCTTCCTGTTGACTGAGATGAGAACTGCTGAAGACTCCTCTGGAACGGTCCTGCACCGTCTCATCCAGGAGCAGCTCCGCTACGGGAACCTGACAGACACCCGCACACTGCTGGCCATCCAGCAGCAGGCCCTGCGTGGAGGCAGCAGCGGAGGGGGCACCGGCAGTCCCCGCTCCTCACTAGAGAGCCTCACCCAAGAGGAGACCCAGTACATCCAGATGTCAACACGGCAGGAGCCCCAAGGCCAGGAGCACCAGGGGGACTGTCTGCACTCTGAGAGCTCTGTGTGCCATCTGTACCAGCTCCATGGTGAGGAGCTGCCCACGTATGAGGAGGCCAAGGCCCACTCCCAGTACCTGATCTCTCAGAAGGAGCAGGCAGAGCAGGAAAGCTCCTGTATGGACATTATGGGCAGTCACAGTGAGGGACAGTGGGATCTGAAGAGGGAGCATGCTCGCTCCCTCAGTGAGAGGCTCATGCAGCTCACTCTGGAGAGGAATGCACCGAGAGACAATCTGGGTCTAGGCTTTTCAAACAGCTACCCACAGCTGTACAGCAATAATGCTACAAATGCTATTGCAGCTGACAGGCAAGGGGTCCAACAGTGTGTGGACCAGCGTGGGCCACCTCCGGACTACCCTTTCTGTGCCAGTCTTCCTGGATATATGCTCAGTCACTCACAGGAGCATGGACAGTTCTACAGAGaccctcctccccccttctACGCACACCACAGGTAGGCAAtcatgattttgttttcaatatggATATGAAATATTAACTATTTTCTCAAACGCTATTTTTTTCTCAGCAGTGTTGTAATGAGTTACTCGTGTCTCTCCTCAGCAGGTATGTGTCCGCTCAGTCCCAGGTGGCTCACAGCAGCATCCCTGCAGCCTCCAGCCACAACTCAGCTCAGTCCGACGTGTTGATAAGGGAGAATGGGCGACtcaggaaggagctggaggtctACGCCGAGAAGGCCGTCAGGCTGCAGAAGGTGAGAGAAGACGGTGGAGGTGCGATGAAGGGAGGCGGTTGGAAATTGTAAAAGCAGTTTTCTTGCCAGTACATGTCAGTGTTGTAAGACGACTGACGGTTAAGAAATATGCACATGAGAAAGATGCCAGTGATTGGTTCACTtcacagagaagacacacaaacatgcacacgccatgtttttttgtttgaggatttttttataattctCTGTGCTGGTTTGATGTTAAGTTTTCACACTCCAGCCTGAGGATGGCCTACGACAAAtcctctttgtctttcaaaacatgcaataaaacCAGAGAAATGCCTTGACACCTGGACCCCACACGTGCTCGCTCAGGAATGTCGAATCCCACTTTTCAATTGCGCATAATGATAAAAAGCCATTTGCCTCtaggctgtaaaaaaaaaaagggaaagggGGTGGAGAGTTTAGAGATTGACTCATTGATAttaacagctgcagcagaaaccacTATCCAGACTATGAGTGAATGAACGGGGATGCCTCTCCCATTGGCTGACGTTCTTCTCATATTTCTTCCCAGTTGGAGTTGGAGATTCAGAGGATATCTGAAGCTTATGAGACTCTAATGAAAGGTTCTGCCAAGCGGGAAACTCTGGAAAAAACCATGAGGAATAAACTCGAGGCTGAGATCAAGAGGATGCACGACTTCAACAGAGACTTGAGAGGTATGTTTCCATTTATCTGCTGAGCTAAAACAGTCCTGCTTACAAATGTAGTTCTGTGTGTAACcgtcatgttttgttttgttctcctCGGTACAGAACAACTGGACACAGCCACCAAACAGCGAGCAGCTAAGGAGGCTGAGTGTGTGGACCAGACGCAGCATGTCTTTGTCAAACTCCTGGAGCAAAgtgagtttgtgtctgtgttagttGTTTTAgtagagaacagaggagagaaggaagggacaacttgtttttttatctgatcTGACAAATCACTGTGCCCTGTGAAACCATAAACCCATCAAAGAGCAGGGAtccatttcctcttttactGATGTGTCTCACAGTGTGATGGTTTTATCTCTGTAGTGAGGACTTTGGttccgtatcagttttaatctccGTCCCTACTAACAGCCTGAAAACACGGATCAAGTTCACACCCTCGCGTACACTGGGGATGCGcatgccggtgtaaacaggaaccATTTGGTTGGTAATTGTAGAATTGTATATACGTCGTGacagaaaagacccaatcagaatatgagtgtctacgtcatagtttccaaacatctctgtttctgccgGTCCAGACTAAAAGGCAgtcctggagttttcaaacttctctgttttagcggctctaaaactgGACGGCAGGTgtatccgtagcagagttgatgcgttttcaaacaaacatgtagtAGTGGGGATTTAAACTTTCTCTTGGCACTTACACAACAGCTATTTTTCATAGGCGCAGTAAATGTGGCCTGGATTCCAGGAATTTTTGGAGTATTTCAGGCTCTTCCGGCATTAGGAATGCCCCGACCTCCACCTCCGTCCGCCCAGTTAAGCATCAATGCTGACTTCCCCTCTAGAGGGGGAACTAATCGGACTTCGGGGCATCCAGGCccaactcaacatgacctctgacTACCCTACTCTCCTTGTTTGGGCATTTCGTCACGTTCaccttttaattgtgtttggCCAGTTGTGAATATTTctctactctttttttttttttttgttctgtgcaGGGATGTTTTGTGGAATGAACCCAACTCAATGTTCTCACTATGCTGTAGGTGCATAATCGGCCATACCTTCTGTTACACATTGCTGTAAGACTCTCTGTATTTTAAACAGACATGTGACACATCAGATCTGAaatattgtgtgtctgtgtttcctgaAAACAGTTATCTTGGCACAGCATGTCAAACATGATAGTGGGATGTgtagttcatgttttttttttcgagAAGGACCCACTTGAGTCATATTTTGAGCTGCTTGTTTACTTCGCGTCCTTAGAAGCATTCCAGAGCTTTTCCCAGTACAAAGCTATGCCTGTGTGCGTAAGTGGATAAGAGGAAGTCCACATTCCCTCCACAGGCATGCACTCATGTTGTGTAATCAATCCCCTTTTAAAGTGGTACAACAGATTACTGGCTTTACTTTGTCACAGTTATTGTTTAAATGTGAGTTACTTTTTAGTTGGAACATGGGAAACAttttgttgtgatgatgatTCAATTTACTGAAACCTCTGTGATTCATTTTCACTTGATACAAAAGGCTGCCACATGGTCTGTTGTTGCACCACATGTCTTTATAGCAGCATGCTAATGTCTCTTGTTGGGTCACATTCCATTCAAAGTGTAATTCCCTGAGTGAGTGCTATATAGCTGACTCCATCAAGGGCCACTGAATTGTCCTGATCTACAGCACAGCCCTCTTTAGCATTCCTTTGTGCTCGGACCCCTAACACCTTGAACTCCTGCCGTTACACTTACCGCCACTGACccatattttttttcccctttctgtgtttcagaagaggagcagcagagagagcgTGAACGCCTGGAGAGGCAGGTTCAGCTCTTGCACATCTCTGGAGAGGAGTGCCAGCGGAGACGAGAGCTGCTGGAGCAGGGCCTGGCCTCAGCGCAGGCCCGCAACTGGCAGCTGGAGGAAgaactgcagaggaagagggcCTACGTAGAGAAAGTGGAGCGGCTGCAGAGCTCGCTGGGTCAGCTGCAGGCGGCGTGCGAGAAGAGGGAAGTGCTGGAGCTGCGGCTCCGCACTCGGCTTGAGCACGAACTGAAGAGCCTCAGGGCACAACAGGTGAGAAGAAGCAGTCATTACAATGCGcaagtgtttcctctttgtgtctgGAGCTTAAATAATGTGCCCATTTGTTGTCTGGCTGACAATTAGAGGAGATTGACAGGACTGTCTTCTCACCTAGCTCTTGACAGGAAAGTGTATAAGCATTTTTTTACCAAAATGCATAACTTAAAGGTGTTTTACTTATTGGAAACCTGATGTTAACCACTTTATCATGTGTTGTATGTCAGTCTCAGAAGCAGGCAGCAGACCCCACAGCTTCAGGATTGAGCTCGTCCAcgtcgcagcagcagcagctgagggagaaagaggagcgtATCCTGGCCCTGGAGGCAGACATCACCAAGTGGGAGCAGAAGTACCTGGAGGAGAGCACCATGAGGCAGTTTGCCATGGATgcagctgccactgctgctgcacagaggtaCGACGAAATCTGCAGTAAAAGACAACACTTGGTTAGTTATAAATTTGAAGTGATGTTTTGGGGTCAAAAATGTTAACAGTGCTCTGTTTTACTTCCAGAGATACAACCATCATCAAGCACTCGCCCCGACATTCACCCAACAACAGCTTCAACGAAGACCTGCCTTTGTCGAATCATAGACATCAGGAGATGGAGAACAGGTACACATCATTGCTCAAGGCCTTCAAAACCAGCTCATGTATTACTGCTGAGGGGTTTAAGAACTCATCGTGTATGTCCTCTGTTTAGGATCCGGGCGCTTCATGCTCAGCTCCTGGAGAAGGACGCTGTGATTAAAGTCCTCCAGCAGCGCTCCAAATCGGAGCAGGGCAAGCTGGAGAGACAAGGGCTACGGCTGGCGAGGTCCGTCCCCTCCATCAACACCGTGAGCAGCAGCACGGAGACTAAAGGTGAGGTTTGCCCTCACTCTTCATGCTACGCTGAGGAACTGTGAATCTTTAATCACATATGCTATCAAGCGACAACTGGCAGACTGGTCTGTGTCACCAGACAGAATGTACACTTCCTAAAAAAGCGTAGGGTGCAGGAGACAACCCTTTTGGTTTCCCTCAAATAGGCAACGTGTTTTTAAAGCGGAATGCATATCATCTCTCACTCCAGAATAGCCCGATCCAGAATAGTCATGGGAATATCTCGGCGGGGCAGATGTTCAGTAGAGTGTAAATGTGGATGTAAGCGGGTAGATAAACggcctcctctctttgtctgcGTTTGTAGGAAAGAGCCTCTCGGATGACCTGACAGGTGCTGCCGTGCTGCACCCCCGACCCTGCGCGGTGCCCAAGGGCCCGAGCAGAGACTCCAGCACCCAGTGTGACGAGGTCCCACAGGAGCTAGAGACGTCTGAGGGGATCTCAGCAGCTACCACTGGTGggtttattgttattttaagcACTCTACACCCAATTATTACTGTTCTGTTTAAGTATAAGTAGCTCATTGGATCTTTATTCTATTTGAccattatttcaaatgtaactAGACCCTCATTCAGGACAGTGTTGATACAAATAGCCAGAATTAGACTTACATTTGCTTTTAAGGTTCCAAATTTGTGATTCTAATCTTCTAACTTTACCTTCACTGCAGACGCCTCAGAGGAGCCAAAGGCACCGCTCAAGACATTCAAAAGTGTCAACAGCTCAGATGCAGAGCTGGTTGAGATCCTCATTTGAGTGTCCAGTAAAGCTCAAATAACAAAACTGGGGACAGCCGACAACGACAGACACATTTGGCCGAGGTGTTAACTACTTTCGTCCACCAGCAAATGCCCGAATGGACGTGCGGAGTCCAGAATGTGACACGGTTTGGAGAGGAGAGCTGAGCTTTTCCTTCTACTGCTTCTGCGAAAAATTCACAAACTCTGACATTTGCCTCATGATTAAGAATTGTTCTCGGTACCTGGACAGCATTGTGATAGGAACTGGGTTGCTGATATACGTACATATGTGGtgcatgttattatttttttgtcatttatttatttttgtaaatgctGCTCATAATGTGATATTTCTTTTTTGAGAGGTGAGAAGAACAAGGATCACTTGTCTTGCTCTGCTccacattttaatatatatacgAATGACTCACTTCTGCATCACATGCATAGCCGGTCTACACTTAGTTTCCAGTAGCATGACTATTACCGTGGGAATATTTATTAAGCAACTCAGTACAAGCATCATCCATGTTTTCCTGCCATGTGTGAGGATTATTCTGTTAAAGAGAACAACTCCAACCTAAGTCAACAGTTGCTCCTCTcttcaaaaatacatttgaggCGGATACCCAGCAGAGGATTTGGAAACTTCCTTTGAATGTGTAGCACCCTCATTTCTCTCTTAAAAAAGCCTGCGAGGATTGACAGTGTTCCACGGCCGTCTAATTTTCCAGAGCCCGGGTTAATGTTGGGGGGCCTCAGATGGCGAGTGCCCAGCATTTAGCTCCCCTTCGCCGACATGCGGGAGCTAATCTTCTCACATTCCTCGCTGAGGGAGTGCTCCTGTTAAAGAAAAAGGCCATCTAAAGTCTGACCCCTCACCCTTGTTAAAATGGTATGCATTCTCCACATGATTCCTTTTCTGGGGCTAGTTATTTCTTCTCAGCCTTGGTAGCTGGTTCTACCACAAGCGTGGAAATGGTCCACTATAATTGGCCCGCATTTGCTCCTCTATTTGTCGACCCCATCATGTCACCGCGTTATATtcagctgtgttttctcccttgCTCAAGTATCTGACATTTCTGAGTGGACTGTATCCTTAACATAGAATCTTCTATTTATTTCTCCCTGCACTCTGTAGGATGACTGAACACTGCTGAATGTAGACTCCTATTTTCCAGGATCAGGTTTTGTAGTAAACTGGAATGTGCCACAATTCACATGTGTTAAACTCTACAGGGGAATACCGCAGAAAAATTCAACATCAGTGGATTTGAAAAGAAGCCAATGTGTTATCGTccagtttttaaacatgttagaATGGATCTGTAGATTTTGATCTCAGAGCAACAAGCGCCACATCCATCTTTGCTTGAAGTCCACATTGACATGGTATTCTCCTCACAGCTTCATCACAGTGCATTTGCGGGTCAGTGCAACGTGTCAGTTTGAGTTAATGCCCTTCAGTTCTTTTGGAATGTGTTTACATAAATGGTTATTTGAAGTGAGAGaagttaatatattttaaagttgttgttgttttttttcatttgtatttgtgtatttgttttgttttctggtgCCAAAGATGTACCCAACTATTAAGTTATAACCGATGACAAATACAAAAGGACTGTTGCTTCAGCTGGTTGACCCACTATAATGTTGCTGTGAACTTTTGTAAAGGAAACATTTGTATGTATGCCTtaacatttcacaataataGATAAAAATTCTTAATATATGTCTGATAAACGGCCTCTTGTTCTGATTGTTGCATTGGTTCAGTACTGTATATGCATTGGATCGATTAGAAAAACCCAACGTGGCATCTTTAGGTGTCACTGAAGGTTCCATTTTAGAGGCTGGAACTAATTCTTGAATATTCAAAACAAACGTTCAAATAAGATCTATCTCAATAAGAGACAATGAAACGGAAACTCAACAACCTGTTGCAGTTGAATATTTCTTGATCTATGAATATATTTGCCTTCCAATGAGATGCAGGATCTCTGCTATTTTACTGCTAAGGTTTAAGGTTTCTATTGGAATATCAAACACAATGTTCAGTACATGAggaacagctgctgcagattcacacATTAAAAGCTGCACTGATCAATATTTTTCACATGAACAGTGGGTCAAATGACTGTATGTGATGTGAAAGTCATCCCAATTAGCCGGGTAAcataatcaaaatgttttacaatgGGTAGAATGAAGCTAAATGAGGACTAAAGCAAATTTTAGTGCTGCCtgtccaagaaaaaaaaacattaactgtTAAATGCATGTGATGTATGTGCTCCTcgtatttaaaacattatt harbors:
- the amotl2a gene encoding angiomotin-like 2a isoform X2, which codes for MRTAEDSSGTVLHRLIQEQLRYGNLTDTRTLLAIQQQALRGGSSGGGTGSPRSSLESLTQEETQYIQMSTRQEPQGQEHQGDCLHSESSVCHLYQLHGEELPTYEEAKAHSQYLISQKEQAEQESSCMDIMGSHSEGQWDLKREHARSLSERLMQLTLERNAPRDNLGLGFSNSYPQLYSNNATNAIAADRQGVQQCVDQRGPPPDYPFCASLPGYMLSHSQEHGQFYRDPPPPFYAHHRYVSAQSQVAHSSIPAASSHNSAQSDVLIRENGRLRKELEVYAEKAVRLQKLELEIQRISEAYETLMKGSAKRETLEKTMRNKLEAEIKRMHDFNRDLREQLDTATKQRAAKEAECVDQTQHVFVKLLEQKEEQQRERERLERQVQLLHISGEECQRRRELLEQGLASAQARNWQLEEELQRKRAYVEKVERLQSSLGQLQAACEKREVLELRLRTRLEHELKSLRAQQSQKQAADPTASGLSSSTSQQQQLREKEERILALEADITKWEQKYLEESTMRQFAMDAAATAAAQRDTTIIKHSPRHSPNNSFNEDLPLSNHRHQEMENRIRALHAQLLEKDAVIKVLQQRSKSEQGKLERQGLRLARSVPSINTVSSSTETKGKSLSDDLTGAAVLHPRPCAVPKGPSRDSSTQCDEVPQELETSEGISAATTDASEEPKAPLKTFKSVNSSDAELVEILI
- the amotl2a gene encoding angiomotin-like 2a isoform X1 encodes the protein MRTAEDSSGTVLHRLIQEQLRYGNLTDTRTLLAIQQQALRGGSSGGGTGSPRSSLESLTQEETQYIQMSTRQEPQGQEHQGDCLHSESSVCHLYQLHGEELPTYEEAKAHSQYLISQKEQAEQESSCMDIMGSHSEGQWDLKREHARSLSERLMQLTLERNAPRDNLGLGFSNSYPQLYSNNATNAIAADRQGVQQCVDQRGPPPDYPFCASLPGYMLSHSQEHGQFYRDPPPPFYAHHSRYVSAQSQVAHSSIPAASSHNSAQSDVLIRENGRLRKELEVYAEKAVRLQKLELEIQRISEAYETLMKGSAKRETLEKTMRNKLEAEIKRMHDFNRDLREQLDTATKQRAAKEAECVDQTQHVFVKLLEQKEEQQRERERLERQVQLLHISGEECQRRRELLEQGLASAQARNWQLEEELQRKRAYVEKVERLQSSLGQLQAACEKREVLELRLRTRLEHELKSLRAQQSQKQAADPTASGLSSSTSQQQQLREKEERILALEADITKWEQKYLEESTMRQFAMDAAATAAAQRDTTIIKHSPRHSPNNSFNEDLPLSNHRHQEMENRIRALHAQLLEKDAVIKVLQQRSKSEQGKLERQGLRLARSVPSINTVSSSTETKGKSLSDDLTGAAVLHPRPCAVPKGPSRDSSTQCDEVPQELETSEGISAATTDASEEPKAPLKTFKSVNSSDAELVEILI